Proteins co-encoded in one Papaver somniferum cultivar HN1 chromosome 5, ASM357369v1, whole genome shotgun sequence genomic window:
- the LOC113284555 gene encoding 2-(3-amino-3-carboxypropyl)histidine synthase subunit 2-like, with amino-acid sequence MDFSSNYDITQTANFIYNGNLTRVALQFPDNLLKDSIKVVSELRKELNLLTTRQESSSDNKKEIGLYVLADTTYGSCCVDEVGASHVDADCVVHYGHTCLSPTTTLPAFCVFGKAAIDVSDCVKCLSNCLLKSDKPVLILYGLEYAHALELLRTESSVLCGTQGSSRIHFADVTSSVISPLQSKETPSVKLESSNACTANGSHDNGKETDSIIDGFRHSIGGLTWNLPQGHKMEDYMLFWIGLENPAFSNLVLTYNSSDIVRYDPVENCIMKDMSQTKKILQRRYYIVEKAKDANIIGILVGTLGVAGYLNMINQMKALIARAGKKAYTLLMGKPNPAKLANFPECDVFIYVSCAQTALLDSKDFLSPVITPYEAVLAFNRGSQWTGEYVIGFQDLMTSAQFNVDGGPEEARFSFMKGCYVEDFNQQESINGDEDKERATTDLAEATHKALQLYDKYPKSIIKGAAKSGAEFFSSRSYQGLEMQTDDSVPRKVVTGRTGRAAGYTGEPSKEQNS; translated from the exons ATGGATTTCTCATCAAATTACGACATTACCCAAACTGCAAATTTTATATACAATGGAAATCTCACCAGGGTTGCTTTACAG TTTCCAGATAATTTATTGAAGGATTCAATCAAAGTTGTGAGTGAACTTAGAAAGGAGCTTAATTTACTTACTACTAGACAAGAATCATCATCAGATAATAAAAAGGAAATTGGGTTGTATGTATTGGCAGATACAACATACGGGAGTTGTTGTGTTGATGAAGTTGGTGCTTCACATGTTGATGCTGATTGTGTTGTTCATTATGGTCATACTTGCTTAAGCCC AACTACAACTTTGCCGGCGTTCTGTGTTTTTGGAAAAGCTGCTATCGATGTATCTGATTGTGTTAAGTGTTTATCAAATTGCTTACTAAAAAGTGACAAGCCTGTTCTG ATTCTTTATGGACTTGAATATGCACATGCATTAGAATTGTTGAGAACTGAATCATCAGTACTTTGTGGAACCCAAGGTAGTTCACGGATTCATTTTGCGGATGTTACTAGTTCGGTTATTAGTCCGTTACAAAGTAAGGAAACACCTAGTGTGAAGCTTGAATCTTCAAATGCCTGTACTGCAAACGGAAGCCATGATAATGGCAAAGAAACAGATTCTATAATAGATGGTTTTAGACATTCCATTGGAGGCTTGACATGGAATTTGCCCCAAGGCCACAAGATGGAGGACTACATGCTCTTTTGGATAGGTTTAGAGAACCCTGCGTTCTCAAATCTTGTGCTCACCTACAATAGCAGTGATATAG TCAGATATGATCCTGTGGAAAATTGTATAATGAAAGACATGTCTCAAACCAAAAAGATTCTTCAGCGTAG GTATTATATTGTCGAGAAAGCAAAAGATGCTAACATTATCGGGATTTTGGTCGGTACTCTTGGTGTAG CTGGTTATCTTAATATGATTAATCAAATGAAAGCTCTGATTGCCAGAGCAGGGAAAAAGGCGTACACTCTTCTTATGGGAAAGCCAAACCCTGCAAAACTAGCTAACTTCCCGGAG TGTGATGTTTTTATTTATGTCTCTTGTGCCCAAACTGCACTTTTGGATAGCAAAGATTTCTTATCTCCAGTGATTACACCTTACGAAGCCGTTCTGGCTTTCAACAG AGGGAGTCAGTGGACTGGGGAATATGTGATAGGCTTCCAGGATTTGATGACATCTGCTCAGTTTAATGTTGATGGAGGGCCCGAAGAAGCTCGTTTTTCCTTCATGAAGGGTTGTTATGTAGAAGATTTCAATCAGCAAG AATCAATAAACGGTGATGAAGATAAGGAAAGAGCAACGACAGATCTAGCTGAGGCAACTCACAAGGCATTACAACTGTACGACAAGTACCCCAAGTCCATAATTAAAGGAGCAGCTAAATCTGGAGCAGAGTTCTTCAGTTCACGCTCATATCAGGGTCTTGAAATGCAAACCGATGATTCAGTGCCTCGTAAAGTTGTCACAGGAAGAACAGGAAGGGCAGCAGGTTACACGGGTGAGCCAAgtaaagaacaaaattcatga